In a single window of the Sebaldella sp. S0638 genome:
- a CDS encoding site-specific DNA-methyltransferase, with amino-acid sequence MEIRKINIKDLREYENNPVIHSREQITKLAEIIKRYGFRQPIVIDRNNVIVAGHGRLQAVKKLGYKEIDCVIADDLTDDQVRAYRLADNKIKELSLWDEDLLKTELLNLEDINLELLGFNDEDLKFIEDTELKEIKEEKLRVDDEYIPEEVKNLVIKRGDLIELGNHRILCGDSFSKDNLDKLLKGIKVDAVVSDPPYGMNLDTDFSTMSDGKNYRKILNDDKHFDCSIFLEYFKNVEEQFWWGANYYIKEIEGGSWLVWDKRTDFESESMNIAKADYTLSEFELCWSKVKHRQRIARFFWFGFTGTQYEPEKGKNGIVGTNQSIKRIHANQKPVRLYNWLYENFLKESHKNIWDGFLGSGSSLIAAEISGKNM; translated from the coding sequence ATGGAAATAAGAAAAATAAATATAAAAGATTTAAGAGAATATGAGAATAATCCGGTAATCCATAGCAGAGAACAGATAACAAAACTCGCTGAAATAATAAAAAGATATGGATTTAGACAGCCAATTGTAATAGACAGAAATAATGTAATTGTAGCAGGTCATGGAAGATTACAGGCAGTTAAAAAACTTGGATATAAAGAAATAGACTGTGTAATAGCTGATGATTTAACAGATGATCAGGTAAGGGCATACAGACTTGCAGATAATAAAATAAAGGAATTAAGTTTATGGGATGAAGATCTTCTAAAAACAGAGCTTCTTAATTTAGAGGATATAAATCTTGAATTACTGGGATTTAATGATGAGGACCTAAAATTCATTGAAGATACAGAACTTAAGGAAATAAAAGAAGAAAAACTAAGAGTTGATGATGAATATATACCGGAAGAAGTAAAGAATTTAGTCATAAAAAGAGGGGACTTAATAGAATTAGGAAATCACAGAATACTATGCGGAGACAGTTTTAGTAAGGATAATCTAGATAAACTACTAAAAGGAATAAAAGTTGATGCGGTAGTATCAGACCCTCCGTATGGAATGAATCTTGATACAGATTTTTCAACTATGAGTGATGGTAAAAACTATAGGAAGATATTAAATGATGATAAACACTTTGATTGTAGTATTTTTCTTGAATATTTTAAGAATGTAGAAGAACAGTTCTGGTGGGGGGCTAACTATTACATAAAAGAAATAGAAGGTGGAAGTTGGCTGGTATGGGATAAAAGAACCGACTTCGAATCAGAGAGTATGAATATAGCCAAAGCAGATTACACATTATCAGAGTTTGAATTATGCTGGAGCAAAGTGAAACACAGACAAAGGATAGCAAGGTTTTTCTGGTTTGGATTTACAGGTACACAATATGAACCGGAAAAAGGAAAAAATGGAATAGTAGGAACAAATCAAAGTATAAAAAGAATACATGCCAATCAGAAACCAGTAAGACTATATAACTGGCTGTATGAAAACTTTTTAAAAGAAAGTCATAAAAATATATGGGATGGATTTTTAGGAAGTGGAAGTTCACTAATAGCAGCAGAAATATCAGGGAAAAATATGT